A segment of the Vicinamibacteria bacterium genome:
CTTCGACTCCAGGGCCCGCTGGATCTCCTGGCCGAGCTCGGCATCGACCACCTCGTCGGCATCGAGCACGAGGACCCAGTCCCCGCTCGCCTGTTGGACCGCGAAGCTCTTCTGGTGGCCGTAGCCCTTCCAATCGGATTGCAGGATGACTTTCGCCCCGAGCGCTTGGGCGACTTCCCGGGTCCCGTCGGTGGAGCCCGAATCCACGACGAGAATTTCATCGGCCCATGAGACGGCGCCGAGGGTGTCGGGGAGAAGGTGGGCCGCGTTTCGCGTGATGAGTACCACGCTGAGCGTCGCGGGCATGCGCTCTATAATAGCCGAGCCATGGACTACCGATCGGCGGGCGTGGACATCGACGCCGCGACGAAGGCGCTCTCGAAGGTGCGAGAGCACGCGCGCTCGACCTATCGCCCGGGCGTTCTTTCCGACATCGGAAGTTTCGGGGGGCTCTTCCGACTCGATAGCGATCGATACAGGAAGCCGGTTCTGGTGGCGAGCACGGATGGAGTGGGAACGAAGCTGAAGATCGCATTCGCCACCGGCCGCCACGATACCTGCGGATACGATCTGGTGGCGCACTGCGTGAACGATATTCTCGTTCAGGGTGCGCGCCCGCTGTTCTTTCTCGATTACGTGGCCATGGGAAGACTCGATGGTGAGGTCCTGGGGAGCATCGTCTCCGGCATGGCCGAGGCTTGCCGCGAGCACGGCGTCGCACTGCTAGGCGGAGAAACGGCGGAGATGCCGGGCCTCTATGCGCCGGGAGAGTACGATGTCGCAGGCACGATCGTCGGCGTGGTCGAAGAAGACCATATTATCGATGGATCGAGAGTCGCTGTCGGAGACGTTCTGCTCGCGCTCGAATCCTGGGGACTTCACACGAACGGCTACTCGCTCGCACGGAAGATCCTCTTCGAACGA
Coding sequences within it:
- the purM gene encoding phosphoribosylformylglycinamidine cyclo-ligase, whose protein sequence is MDYRSAGVDIDAATKALSKVREHARSTYRPGVLSDIGSFGGLFRLDSDRYRKPVLVASTDGVGTKLKIAFATGRHDTCGYDLVAHCVNDILVQGARPLFFLDYVAMGRLDGEVLGSIVSGMAEACREHGVALLGGETAEMPGLYAPGEYDVAGTIVGVVEEDHIIDGSRVAVGDVLLALESWGLHTNGYSLARKILFEREGLVPESHVEALRGSVADVLLAKHRCYMPELEPFLDGGEIHALAHITGGGLTDNIPRVLPEGCGVRIDLGTLKPQPIFRYLMDKGGVPQKEMLRTFNLGVGMVVIADKAGLPLPGAWPIGEVVSGQGVRYEGSI